The following DNA comes from Deinococcus betulae.
CACTCAGCTCCCCAGCGTCTACAGCCTGGCGAATGACCGGGGCGGCAGGACTTTGAATGATGGTCTTGGCGCGCTGGTATGTCTTTTCGCTCAAGCCCACAGCATCAGCAGCTTGCTTGCTGGTACGCCCCTCCCGGCCCAAAAACTTGGAGCCATTTGACTCCAGGTTTTCAGATTCCTGCTTCTTGGGTCTACCACCCTTGCGCTCCGCCGCCATAGCAGAGAAGTATGCTTCACGCGCTAGGCCGATGTCTGCCCGCTGCATGACGGTCAGGTGCCGCCGATACTGCGCGGCGCTGGACAGGAATTTCACCTCCTCGCCCTCATCGGCAAAGACAGCTTCCATCGCCGGGATATGGCTGTACCCCACCTCACGCGCCGCACGCACCCGCTGGTGGCCATCCACGATGACGGGCACGCCAGTCCGCAGGCTGACTCGAATAGGCTCCTGTACGCCCCGGCTCTCGATATCGGCCCTGAACTCTGCCCACTCCCTGCCCGTGATGTCGGGGACGTTCACCTGCCAGGGGTGGGCCTGCAACTCGGCCAGCGGAAGAGTCCGAACCTCAGTCACTGGCATCCTTCAGATCAATCCCCATTTCAGCGGCCTCCTCATTTTCGAAGAGCGTGGCCTGCACCTGAACCGTACCCGTCGCCTTGTACTTCTGGCCAGTTTGAATATCGAGGCGATCATCTGCCCGCTTGGCGCCGCCGACCACGTTATGACGCACCAAGGTCGTTTCCTTGGCCCGCACCTGCTTGGCTGTCAGCACCCGGAAGCGGCCCTTATACCAGCCGACTTCCAAGTGCAGCACCTTGCGGCAGACCTTGGCAATCGTCTTGCAATACCAGTCCAGGCGCATGTCATAGCGGGTCATACCGCACAGCTGGGCCATCTCGTTGCGCGTCAGGCCATGCAGCAGATTGACGGCGTTGGAAGTCCACGAGATGAACAGCTTCTCTGCTGGGCCAGAGTTCATGGCCTTGCGTTGCCGCCCGCGCTTATCCGTGGTCTTCGCCTGAATCACAACGTTGGCCATGTGACCCGGTTCGGTGAAGTTTTGCGTGATGACCAGCACGACGGGGTGCAGGTAGCGCATGTCATAGACGGCAATTTCCAGAGCCTGCGTGCCCATCAGTTCAATGGCGGCATTCACTTCGGTGTAGAGCGTGACCTGTGCAGTAGGCATTTGGCTCAGGGGTGGGATGCGCGGCTGACGGACTTTGCGGGACTTGCCTTTCCTGTTGGGGCTCATAGCGTCTCCAGGGATGTGATCTGGGTGGCCACCCGCTCAATAGTTACGGGTGAAACGGTAATTCCGATTTAGCGACGGGCCTAAGGCAACGCCCGCCTCTCGTGGGGCGGGCGGGTCTGGGGCGTTCAGCTAGTCGGCGGCGTTGGCAAGGGGAGCGGCTGGAACGCCCTCCCGGACAGGTTCTCGCCAGTCGGGGTAACTCTCTTCCTGGCGCCACAGCAGACACACCAGCGCTTCGGCCAGGTCACGGCGGCAGGCGTAGACGCCCACCAGCGTGCGAATCACGCGGCTGAAGGAGGCGTCTTGAACCTCCTTCACGCCCCGCACGAACATCACGGTTCCGAAGGCTGGGTTGACAGAGAGCATTCCTGCACCCTGCCGCGCCATGTTGATGCGGCGGGTGGTGTACACCCCCTGATCGTTGATGTACAGGATGAGGTGCCGCTTGTCGGGGGTAATCCGAGCGTCCATCAGCTCTGGGACGGGGTTGCCGTTGACGGTGACGCTCATGCGCTCCGCCCCAGAGCACGGGCCATGCTCGCCGGGAAGGGGATGACCTCGCTCAGCACGGTCAACTTGGAGCCGGTGAGGATGCGGGCGGCATCGTGGACCGTGGCCGGCTGGCCGTCAATCTCAGCGGTGAAGACGCCCGTGCGGCGGCTGATGGTGACGGTGTGGGTGCTGTGGCCCGTGACCACGCCGCACTCGCGGTAAGTCACTTCAGCGTGCCAGGTGCGGCTGAGGGCGGGAACTTTGGTGCTCTGCGCGTCATACTGCATACGAACCTCCAGGGGTTTACAGAGAAGCCCTCGCCTCGCCGTCCAAAGTTCGGTGGGGCTTTTCTGTACATCAATAGTAACCTCTTGCGTTACGTTACGTCAAGCGTTACTATTGCCCTTAGCTGGTGGTGAGTTGTACGGGCAATTTCCCAGGAGGTGTTACCTTGAGGTTTGTGAACGAGGACATCCGCGCTCAAGTCAAGAAGGTCATGAAAGAGCGAGGACTGACGCAGCAGGCAGTGGCCGATGAGCTAGGCGTGGACCGTGTCTATGTCAACCGCATGCTGAGCGGAAGCACCAGCCAGGTGCCCGCGCGTTGGGCTGAGATGCTTGGTCTTCTCGGCCTGCGCCTCACGGTGGAGCCGATTGAGGGCGACTCAAAAAAACTCAGTAATTCCTGAATTCTTGAATTCAAGAAAACGCTCAATTTGAGCGATTTGCCTCAGTCCCGCCGGCTCTCCTCCTCCCGATACACGAGCGCCCCCAGCGCTGGCCGGGGGCGTTGTTTCGTGGGGTGGATGTGGGAAGCAGCTTGACATCACAGTCAGAGTTGGCTTCAGCGGAAATGAAGCCAGAGGGCTGACTAGCAGGTCAAAACCCCTGTGAACATGAAGAGGTCAAGTTCTTTAGAGTTTTTCTGTTTCTGACATACACAGATGAATAATATAAGAACTACCTCCCTAATGGACCATTCTCTTTAAAACGTTCAAGGTTTCCCTGGCTAGATCTTGATCAATGTAGTTATTTTCATCTACTTCTTCGTTAAGTCCCAGAATTTCTTCTATATCAGCCCCAGATCGAAAATCTTTTAGCAGACACATCCCATGTATAGAGAATCCTTTCGGAGACGATACAAAATTGACAATATTAGAAGCCGCCTCATAGTCATTAATCTCAAATTTCTTAATATCCTCAATATTTTTCTGATAGTAGGCGGACAATTGACCAATCGTAGTGAACCCAGCTCGCAAGAGACGATCTATAAGCGAAGGTGAGATCGAATTACTTAAAAAAATACCCGTAGCCGAGATAATCTCATCTTCAACTTTACGCACCATAGGACCTTCTACAAATGTAGTTAGAGAAGTTAAGTCAATTAGTATTTCCGACTGCGGATCGTTAATCTGACTCTTTACTTTATTTACATAGTCGTCTATTTCTCTTTTTATCTCATTGAAGGTTCGATCTGCCACTTCAAGCAGACTGGCAGCCTGAGAAAACTTCCTCTTGAGCAACTTAGGAATTTCATTTTGAGCTTTGTATCCCAAATCATGCTCAATTTCGGCCCAAGCATGCTGTAAAACTGATCTGATCTGAATCTCAAACGGTAAGTCTTTATATTGAGAATATTCTGTCATTTTAATCCGCTCATCAGTAAGTCTAACCACGTAATGAAGCGACAGATAACCAAACTTGTCAGGCTCTATAGCCGACCTCTTATCTATAGAATTAGCCTTGTCTATTTCAAACTCCCTCTCTATAACTTCCGCAACTCTATCAATATCACTTTCCATCAATGTTATTATTCTAATACCAACAATGTCTGTAACTTCATCGATAGAAACATATTTAGCCTTTTTAATACATTTTTTCTTCAGGCTCTCTATATTCTTAACTCTAGAAGGGATGCTATGAGGCCTGATTTCCTCGAAGGAGAGCAATTCTTCTATCAAGACTGAAACCTTTTTAGCTAGAGCGCTGTAAAGGTTGGATTTGGCATCAAAAGCGTCCTGAATCAACTTAGGATCTGTCAAAGGCACAGAGAAATCCTATAGTAAGACCCATGTAGTACGGTCAACACCTGGCTGTCAGGCATCAATTTGCCCTCAGACCTAGAAACTGAGTCTACCCAGCCGCGCCGGGCCAGATACGCGCTGTTGTGCATCCTGCCTCCAGAGGGGGAATGACAAACCCCCGCCAAAGCAGGGGCCATCGTGGACCTGAAGTATTTACTCTCGGGAAAACATGGTACGGGTGTAGTACCAAATGCCCATAACGAGGGCGGCACAGGCCAGCATCGCCTCAATGAACGCCATGCCTGGCGTGATTTGCGCCAAGAGGTTGAGAAGCCAGCCCATGCGCCAGCCATCGAAGGTATCGGCGTCCATCAGGCGGCTGCCAATTCCAGCGATGAAGCTGGCGCCGAAAAAGTAAAACGCCGCCAGTAGACAGCGGCCTGCTCGTCCGTACCACAGATGGCGCTTTGAACCAGTTGACACAGACTGCTGAGCATTGAAGAGCAGTGCGGCAAACGCAGCTACCGTCAAAGGAATGAGCGCCGCCGCATCGTTCAGCCCCTGTGGGAAAACTTGCAGTGCTGCTCGTTTACGGTCAATTAGCTGAGTGTAGAGAATGGCCAGAATCCAGAAGGCAGAGAAGCCACTTGAGAGCAGCAAGAGGAAAGCGTAAACACGCATCAATCCCGGTAGATCGTTTCTTCTTGCCCATCGAGTTGATGCAAGCTGCGAACGCCTCCTTAAGCGTCGTACTTTACGGAAAAAGCTTTTCATAGCGCCGAATACGACCACTACGAGCTAACAGTTTCTTGATTGGCTTGCCTTTCCTCATATCACCCCCGTATAACTATCCTTATGCCGTACGTCAAATTGAGTGACCAGATCGAGAAGCTGACCAACGCGCAGCGCAGCGACGCCTTTATCAAGCAGTTCCGTGACGCCGTGCGTGAAGGCAAGATTGACGCGGCGGATCTGCCCAGCCGCTTTGAATTGCCCAAGCAATTCACCCGCCGGGGCAGTGATGAGACGTACAGCAAGACCGTGAAGGATATGGTCTTTGACCACACCCCCGAGTTTGATGCCTGGTTTGACGAGACCAATAAAGGCCTGACGGGCGGGCGTAAGGGCAGCAAGCCGAAAGCGACGCTGGAGAACATTGAAGCGGGCTTGGTGGACTTCAAAGAGCTGGCCGCAGCAACCCGCGCCAAGATTGAAGCCAGCTATAGCAAGGGTCAAGCACTCGGCAAGAGCCGCGCCACTGGCGCCAAGAAGCCTGGCCGCAAAGCCAAGAAGTAACCCGTTCTGAATGATGGAGGCCCCCAGATTTGGGGGCCATTTTTTGCCTTCACGTGTCTT
Coding sequences within:
- a CDS encoding ParB/RepB/Spo0J family partition protein, with the protein product MTEVRTLPLAELQAHPWQVNVPDITGREWAEFRADIESRGVQEPIRVSLRTGVPVIVDGHQRVRAAREVGYSHIPAMEAVFADEGEEVKFLSSAAQYRRHLTVMQRADIGLAREAYFSAMAAERKGGRPKKQESENLESNGSKFLGREGRTSKQAADAVGLSEKTYQRAKTIIQSPAAPVIRQAVDAGELSVSAGATLARRAGTTVNQAMIDGHLNALQAAEIERNKDLKRAVESGEKSPQEAVKVHEQMKAALAADNKARGTETCIKMEGLLTEMEDALNDDLYMKVLTSRYNAEEWNGDFAARWQQLIRRMQDAARRAEVQAQTVDAERAALN
- a CDS encoding GTP pyrophosphokinase; the protein is MPLTDPKLIQDAFDAKSNLYSALAKKVSVLIEELLSFEEIRPHSIPSRVKNIESLKKKCIKKAKYVSIDEVTDIVGIRIITLMESDIDRVAEVIEREFEIDKANSIDKRSAIEPDKFGYLSLHYVVRLTDERIKMTEYSQYKDLPFEIQIRSVLQHAWAEIEHDLGYKAQNEIPKLLKRKFSQAASLLEVADRTFNEIKREIDDYVNKVKSQINDPQSEILIDLTSLTTFVEGPMVRKVEDEIISATGIFLSNSISPSLIDRLLRAGFTTIGQLSAYYQKNIEDIKKFEINDYEAASNIVNFVSSPKGFSIHGMCLLKDFRSGADIEEILGLNEEVDENNYIDQDLARETLNVLKRMVH
- a CDS encoding helix-turn-helix transcriptional regulator, which encodes MNEDIRAQVKKVMKERGLTQQAVADELGVDRVYVNRMLSGSTSQVPARWAEMLGLLGLRLTVEPIEGDSKKLSNS